A single region of the Pontimicrobium sp. SW4 genome encodes:
- a CDS encoding pyridoxine 5'-phosphate synthase, with amino-acid sequence MTKLSVNINKIATLRNSRGGNTPNVVQFAKDVQEFGAEGVTIHPRPDERHIRYQDAYDLKPVVYTEYNIEGNPIPKFVDMVLAIKPTQVTLVPDAVDVLTSNAGWNTIKHKGFLTEIIKEFKNNGIRTSIFLDPVVEQVDGAKETGTDRIELYTEAFAHQYSLGNKKAVEPYAKCAVRCSELGLGINAGHDLSLDNIQFFKENIPNLLEVSIGHALISESLYLGVENVVQMYLNKLK; translated from the coding sequence ATGACAAAGTTAAGTGTAAACATTAATAAGATAGCAACGTTGCGAAACTCAAGAGGGGGAAATACACCAAATGTTGTGCAATTTGCTAAAGATGTTCAAGAATTTGGAGCTGAAGGCGTGACAATCCATCCACGTCCAGACGAACGCCATATACGATATCAAGACGCTTACGATTTAAAACCAGTTGTTTATACTGAATATAATATTGAAGGGAATCCAATTCCAAAGTTTGTGGATATGGTTTTAGCTATTAAACCAACTCAAGTCACTCTGGTGCCTGATGCTGTAGATGTATTAACAAGCAACGCTGGCTGGAACACAATTAAGCATAAAGGGTTTTTAACTGAAATTATTAAGGAATTTAAAAATAACGGAATTAGAACCTCAATTTTTTTAGACCCTGTTGTTGAACAAGTGGATGGTGCCAAAGAAACAGGAACAGATAGAATTGAATTATATACTGAAGCTTTTGCACATCAATACAGCTTAGGAAATAAAAAGGCTGTTGAACCATATGCAAAATGCGCAGTTAGATGCAGTGAATTAGGCTTAGGTATAAACGCAGGTCACGATTTGTCACTTGATAATATTCAATTTTTTAAAGAAAACATACCTAACCTTTTGGAAGTATCTATTGGCCACGCATTAATTTCCGAAAGTTTGTATTTAGGAGTTGAAAATGTTGTACAAATGTATTTGAATAAATTGAAGTAA
- a CDS encoding acetoin utilization protein acuB, which yields MPLNEYIINDIKPLKVTSNIGEAQQLFNQLTYSHIPVQKDGVYIGCISETDAHCFDSDKSIAEHLYTLEGFFVRKSTLWLDILEAFAQKDTNVMPVLGDNNEYLGYYELNDIISMFNQTPFFSEPGGILIVEKGYNDYSFSEVCQIAESNNGKLLGAFISKIENDMVQITLKIGNTGLNDIIQSFRRYSYNIISGHEDDTFVQNLKERSDYLNKYLNL from the coding sequence ATGCCTTTAAACGAGTATATAATTAATGATATTAAACCTCTAAAAGTTACCAGTAATATTGGTGAGGCTCAACAGCTTTTCAATCAGCTAACGTATTCTCATATTCCCGTTCAAAAAGATGGAGTTTATATTGGCTGTATCTCTGAAACTGATGCACATTGCTTTGATTCGGATAAATCTATAGCTGAACATTTATACACTCTTGAAGGTTTTTTTGTTAGAAAATCTACCCTTTGGCTGGATATTTTAGAAGCTTTCGCTCAAAAGGACACAAATGTTATGCCTGTTTTAGGAGATAACAATGAGTATTTGGGTTACTATGAGCTTAATGATATTATCTCTATGTTCAATCAAACACCTTTTTTCTCAGAACCAGGTGGCATCTTAATTGTAGAAAAAGGGTATAATGATTATTCGTTTAGTGAAGTTTGCCAAATAGCCGAATCTAATAACGGTAAGCTATTGGGTGCTTTTATTTCTAAAATTGAAAACGATATGGTGCAAATTACACTCAAAATAGGAAATACTGGGCTTAATGATATTATTCAAAGTTTTAGACGCTATAGCTATAACATTATTTCTGGTCATGAGGACGATACTTTTGTTCAAAACCTTAAAGAAAGATCAGATTATTTAAATAAATACTTAAACCTATAG
- a CDS encoding NAD kinase, with the protein MKVAIYGQVYQRDSLIPIESLIQICHKKSFDVHIEASFFESIEQEESIREIIKGFNTFKLLDSTFELLISIGGDGTILRATTYIRDLNIPIIGINTGRLGFLATIQKNNIAKAIDDIVKGNYRISERSLLTIRTEPENESLFDFNVALNEIAVSRKNTTSMITVETYLNNEYLTSYWADGLIISTPTGSTGYSLSCGGPVIMPESDSITLTPIAPHNLNARPLVIQNSTEIKLRVSGREDSYLVSLDSRIATLDNNATVIIKLADFKIKMIELSSESFLSTLRNKLLWGEDKRN; encoded by the coding sequence ATGAAAGTTGCTATTTACGGTCAAGTATATCAGAGGGATTCATTAATTCCTATTGAAAGTCTTATTCAAATTTGCCATAAAAAATCTTTTGATGTTCATATTGAAGCCTCCTTTTTTGAATCTATCGAGCAAGAAGAAAGTATCCGAGAAATCATCAAAGGTTTTAATACTTTTAAATTATTAGATAGCACTTTTGAGCTCCTTATAAGTATTGGTGGTGATGGAACAATATTAAGAGCCACTACTTATATACGTGATTTAAATATTCCTATTATAGGCATTAATACTGGTCGTTTAGGTTTTTTGGCAACTATCCAAAAGAATAATATTGCAAAAGCTATAGATGATATTGTAAAAGGGAATTATAGAATTTCTGAAAGAAGTCTACTCACCATACGCACTGAGCCTGAGAATGAATCGTTATTCGACTTTAACGTAGCATTAAATGAAATTGCTGTGAGTAGAAAAAATACTACTTCAATGATTACTGTCGAAACCTATCTAAACAATGAATATCTAACATCATATTGGGCAGATGGACTCATAATATCTACGCCAACTGGGTCTACTGGATATTCTTTAAGTTGCGGAGGACCTGTTATTATGCCTGAATCAGATAGCATTACCTTAACACCCATTGCACCTCATAATTTAAATGCTAGACCTTTAGTAATCCAAAATTCTACCGAAATAAAACTAAGAGTTAGCGGTAGAGAGGATAGCTATTTAGTATCTCTTGATTCTAGAATTGCGACGCTAGACAATAACGCAACCGTAATTATAAAATTAGCTGACTTCAAAATTAAAATGATTGAACTTTCTAGCGAAAGTTTTTTAAGCACACTTCGCAATAAACTTCTTTGGGGTGAAGATAAACGGAATTAG
- a CDS encoding DUF6089 family protein, whose amino-acid sequence MRYLTVFIICFLNSQLNYAQIYEVGVFAGGSNLIGDVGSSRYIAPNQPAFGGVFKWNRSPRHSYRLSVIFTDLDAKDSKSDDPRRIDRDYSFNGNLLEVALGMEFTFFDFNLHGDGNKSTPYIYTGISFAKHDNYYFRNGVQTSENTSSWATGIPMALGYKTTLTNHILIAAEIGARYTFSDELDGNFPERSSLFNYSFGNLNNNDWYMFTGITLTYTFARKPCYCDF is encoded by the coding sequence ATGAGGTATTTAACCGTTTTTATTATATGCTTTTTAAACAGCCAATTAAATTATGCCCAAATTTATGAAGTTGGTGTTTTTGCTGGTGGAAGTAATTTAATTGGAGATGTAGGTTCGAGTAGATATATTGCTCCTAATCAACCAGCATTTGGAGGTGTTTTTAAATGGAATAGAAGCCCTAGACATTCTTATAGGCTGTCTGTGATTTTTACTGACTTAGATGCAAAAGATTCAAAATCAGACGATCCAAGAAGAATAGATAGAGATTATTCTTTTAATGGTAATTTGTTAGAGGTTGCATTAGGTATGGAATTTACTTTTTTTGATTTTAACCTTCATGGTGATGGAAACAAATCTACGCCGTATATTTATACAGGTATTTCTTTTGCAAAACATGACAATTATTACTTTAGAAATGGGGTTCAAACTTCTGAAAACACATCAAGTTGGGCCACTGGAATACCAATGGCATTAGGCTATAAAACAACTTTAACCAATCACATACTTATTGCTGCCGAAATAGGGGCTCGCTATACATTTTCTGATGAGCTAGATGGTAATTTTCCAGAAAGATCATCGCTTTTTAATTATAGTTTTGGGAATTTAAATAATAATGATTGGTATATGTTTACAGGTATTACTTTAACTTATACCTTTGCACGAAAACCTTGTTACTGCGATTTTTAA
- a CDS encoding isoprenyl transferase has protein sequence MDKKDQIHIDQLPQHIAIIMDGNGRWAKEKGKLRLFGHEKGSKAVKQVVEGCAELGVKNLTLYAFSTENWNRPKLEVQTLMKLLISSLKKEIKTLQKNNIKLNAIGNLKALPSKVYTELIDVMELTKANSHLTLTLALSYGSRDELVNTVKQISIKVKNNIISPEKIDESVINEHLYTQNLPDVDLLIRTSGEQRISNFLLWQIAYAELYFTNVFWPDFTKQHLYEAIINYQQRERRFGKTSEQLS, from the coding sequence GTGGATAAAAAAGATCAAATTCATATTGACCAATTACCGCAACACATTGCCATTATTATGGATGGTAATGGTCGTTGGGCTAAAGAAAAGGGGAAATTACGTTTATTTGGTCACGAAAAAGGAAGTAAAGCTGTAAAGCAAGTTGTAGAAGGTTGTGCAGAACTTGGTGTTAAAAATTTAACACTATATGCGTTCTCAACCGAGAACTGGAACAGACCAAAATTAGAGGTGCAAACCCTTATGAAGTTACTAATTTCATCTTTAAAGAAAGAAATAAAAACACTTCAAAAAAACAATATAAAACTTAACGCTATAGGAAACCTTAAGGCATTGCCATCTAAGGTATATACTGAACTTATAGATGTTATGGAGTTAACAAAAGCTAACAGTCATTTAACCCTAACCCTTGCATTAAGTTATGGTTCTAGAGACGAATTGGTAAATACTGTTAAACAAATAAGTATTAAAGTTAAAAATAATATAATTTCGCCAGAAAAAATTGATGAATCCGTAATTAATGAGCATCTTTACACGCAAAATTTGCCAGACGTAGATTTATTAATTAGAACTAGTGGCGAACAACGTATAAGTAATTTCTTATTATGGCAAATTGCTTATGCTGAATTATATTTTACAAATGTGTTTTGGCCAGATTTTACAAAGCAACATTTGTATGAAGCCATAATAAACTATCAACAAAGAGAAAGACGATTTGGAAAAACGAGTGAACAACTTAGCTAA
- the bamA gene encoding outer membrane protein assembly factor BamA → MKAYITRLLFIAFIFSSITLSAQIDNTENSKTYTIGEITVTGSTSFNAESVITYSGLRKGQEITIPTTSLSKIGEAVKKLWKLNVFSSIDIYISNIEGNVANLEIELKDLPELKDVVIEGVKKSKFDDIIKDNKLIPGVKVTENLITTTENYLENSYQKKGFLKAKVTVIPSEVTDTIEKQRVNLKLNIDKGDKVKIKDIVFIGSEKLSAKKLRKAMKNTKKKNPIRILKRSKYIEADFNEDLTSIIDKYKENGYRDARIISDSLIYNSDNTITLNIQLEEGEKYTYGDIKFLGNTVYTDKQLNSILRIDKGDTYNGVELEKRIQDETKPDGNDLANLYQNSGYLFSNITPVETSADGNVIDMEIRIVEGKVAYFNKISVVGNDKTNDHVIYREIRTRPGQRYNKADVIRTIRELGQLGFFDAQQISPDFKNVNANDGTLDMEYSVVERGSSQIELQGGYGGGGFIGTLGLSFNNFSIKDIFKKEAYQPIPMGDGQKLALRLQASRFYQTYSFSFSEPWFGGKKPVSFSTSISHTKQFLYNPQTRNADKDRRFNITGLSVGLAKRLSVPDDYFILSQALSFQHYDLKNYNTGLFTFGDGSANNLAYTIGLSRDNTNFDPIYPTGGSKFGVTAKLSLPYSAFNNVDYKALKEERIDQTDIQNNTSNSNSVRTAAANRIAEIDQERFKWLEFYKVKFNGEWYTRVVGDMVLRPKIEFGFLGAYNNDRGVIPFERYFLGGDGMGTYSLDGREAIALRGYPNQSLSSQDGGTIYNKFSLELRYPITLKSQQAKIYALAFLEAGASYDNFRDYNPFALKRSAGLGIRLFMPAFGLLGIDFGHGFDPLPGQTIKHGWETHFIIGQQF, encoded by the coding sequence TTGAAAGCATACATTACTAGACTTTTATTTATTGCCTTTATATTTAGCAGCATAACCTTATCTGCACAAATAGACAATACAGAAAACTCAAAAACTTATACCATTGGCGAAATTACTGTTACTGGAAGTACAAGTTTTAATGCTGAATCTGTAATAACCTATTCAGGATTAAGAAAAGGACAAGAAATTACTATCCCAACAACTTCATTATCAAAAATTGGTGAAGCGGTAAAAAAGCTATGGAAACTAAATGTATTTAGCAGTATAGATATTTACATAAGTAATATTGAGGGCAATGTGGCGAATCTCGAGATTGAGCTTAAAGATCTTCCCGAGTTAAAAGACGTAGTAATTGAAGGTGTCAAGAAATCGAAATTTGACGATATTATTAAAGACAATAAACTTATACCTGGTGTTAAAGTTACCGAAAACTTAATTACTACTACCGAAAATTATTTAGAAAACTCTTACCAAAAGAAAGGTTTTTTAAAAGCTAAAGTTACTGTTATTCCTTCTGAAGTAACAGACACTATAGAGAAGCAAAGAGTTAATTTAAAGCTTAATATAGACAAAGGTGACAAAGTAAAAATAAAAGACATTGTATTTATTGGCAGCGAAAAACTTAGTGCAAAAAAGCTTAGAAAAGCCATGAAAAACACTAAGAAGAAAAATCCTATAAGAATTTTAAAACGCTCAAAATATATTGAAGCAGACTTTAACGAAGATTTAACCAGTATTATTGACAAGTACAAAGAAAATGGCTACAGAGATGCGCGTATAATCTCAGATTCGTTAATCTACAATTCGGATAATACAATTACTTTAAACATACAGTTAGAAGAAGGTGAAAAATACACTTATGGAGATATTAAATTCTTAGGAAATACTGTTTATACAGACAAACAATTAAATAGTATTCTTAGAATTGATAAAGGAGACACTTATAATGGCGTTGAACTAGAAAAAAGAATTCAAGACGAAACAAAGCCAGATGGTAATGATTTAGCAAACCTTTATCAAAATAGCGGCTATTTATTCTCTAACATTACTCCTGTTGAAACAAGTGCAGATGGTAATGTAATTGACATGGAAATTAGAATTGTTGAAGGTAAAGTAGCTTACTTTAATAAAATATCTGTCGTTGGAAACGACAAAACAAACGATCATGTTATCTATAGAGAAATTAGAACACGTCCAGGGCAAAGGTATAACAAAGCAGATGTTATACGTACAATTCGTGAGCTTGGACAATTAGGCTTTTTTGATGCACAACAAATATCTCCAGATTTTAAAAATGTAAATGCTAATGATGGAACCTTAGATATGGAATACTCTGTTGTTGAGCGTGGTTCTAGTCAAATAGAATTACAAGGTGGTTATGGTGGAGGTGGCTTTATTGGTACTTTAGGACTATCGTTTAATAACTTCTCTATAAAAGACATCTTTAAAAAAGAAGCTTATCAACCAATTCCTATGGGAGATGGTCAAAAATTAGCACTTCGTTTACAAGCAAGTAGATTTTACCAAACTTATAGTTTTTCATTTTCTGAACCTTGGTTTGGTGGTAAAAAACCTGTGAGTTTTTCTACATCTATATCTCACACGAAGCAGTTTTTATATAATCCTCAAACACGAAATGCCGACAAAGACCGTCGCTTTAATATCACAGGGCTTTCAGTTGGGCTAGCCAAAAGACTATCTGTACCAGATGATTATTTTATTTTATCCCAAGCTTTAAGCTTTCAGCATTATGATTTAAAAAATTACAATACAGGTTTATTTACTTTTGGTGACGGATCAGCTAACAACTTAGCATACACTATTGGACTTAGTAGAGATAATACTAATTTTGACCCTATTTATCCAACTGGTGGTTCTAAGTTTGGAGTTACAGCAAAATTATCTTTGCCATATTCAGCATTTAATAATGTAGATTACAAAGCATTAAAAGAAGAAAGAATCGACCAAACTGATATTCAAAATAATACATCTAACTCTAATTCAGTTAGAACTGCAGCAGCTAATAGAATTGCTGAAATAGATCAAGAACGTTTTAAGTGGTTAGAGTTCTATAAAGTAAAGTTTAATGGTGAATGGTATACAAGAGTTGTTGGAGATATGGTGCTACGCCCTAAAATTGAATTTGGTTTCTTAGGTGCTTACAATAACGATAGAGGCGTTATTCCTTTTGAGCGTTATTTTCTTGGTGGCGACGGTATGGGAACTTATAGTCTAGATGGTAGAGAAGCCATTGCATTGAGAGGCTATCCAAACCAATCATTATCATCACAAGATGGTGGTACTATTTACAACAAGTTTTCTTTAGAATTAAGATACCCTATAACCTTAAAATCACAACAAGCTAAGATTTATGCATTAGCCTTTTTAGAAGCTGGAGCATCGTATGATAATTTTAGAGATTATAATCCTTTTGCTTTAAAACGATCTGCTGGTTTAGGTATTAGATTATTTATGCCTGCATTTGGTTTATTAGGTATTGATTTCGGACATGGTTTCGATCCTTTACCAGGACAAACTATTAAGCATGGATGGGAGACACACTTTATAATTGGGCAGCAATTTTAA
- a CDS encoding OmpH family outer membrane protein has translation MKTKVLFLLAIASFISLSTFAQKSVRIGYIDTEYILQNVPEYQSASTQLDTKVDKWKKEIEKRLSEIDQKKKQLSSESVLLTPELIQERQEDINIEENEVLDYQQKRFGPNGDLMIQRKQLMQPIQDQIFTAVQEIATSKNYDFVFDKSADVVMLYSADRYDISDQILRTITRTAKRTQAQNRKEKKTAEAEEIVPEINESQEARAQALADKKAEREKDIEDKRAKQQADREAKKKALEDKRQQILEERAKARQEKLDARNNTSNKADNVKEEATKTVDNTEKTAEVVKTETKKAEEPKLSAAEKRKKALEDKKKKILADRQAKIDAKNAENKVAKKTTDSTGAKKLSPKEARKKALEDKKKKILADRKAKLEAKRVQDSITKAKKKNN, from the coding sequence ATGAAAACAAAAGTTCTTTTTTTACTGGCAATAGCATCCTTTATTAGTCTATCTACTTTTGCACAAAAAAGTGTACGAATTGGTTATATAGATACTGAGTATATTTTACAAAATGTCCCTGAATACCAAAGCGCTTCAACTCAATTAGATACTAAGGTTGATAAATGGAAAAAAGAAATCGAAAAACGTTTAAGTGAAATAGATCAAAAGAAGAAGCAATTATCTTCTGAAAGTGTTCTATTAACACCCGAATTAATTCAGGAACGTCAAGAAGACATTAACATTGAAGAGAATGAAGTTCTTGATTATCAACAAAAGCGTTTTGGCCCAAATGGCGATTTAATGATTCAAAGAAAACAATTAATGCAACCAATTCAAGATCAAATTTTTACAGCAGTACAAGAAATTGCGACCAGTAAAAATTATGATTTTGTTTTTGATAAATCAGCAGATGTTGTAATGCTATATTCGGCAGATAGATATGATATAAGCGACCAAATATTGCGTACCATAACTAGAACAGCCAAACGTACGCAAGCTCAAAATCGTAAGGAGAAAAAAACTGCAGAAGCAGAAGAAATTGTTCCTGAAATAAATGAAAGTCAAGAAGCAAGAGCACAAGCTTTAGCTGACAAAAAAGCGGAACGAGAAAAGGATATTGAAGATAAGCGTGCAAAACAGCAAGCTGATCGTGAAGCTAAGAAAAAAGCTCTTGAAGATAAAAGACAACAAATTCTTGAAGAACGTGCTAAGGCAAGACAAGAGAAACTAGATGCACGCAACAATACTAGTAATAAAGCGGACAATGTTAAAGAGGAAGCTACAAAAACAGTAGATAATACAGAGAAAACTGCAGAAGTAGTTAAAACAGAAACGAAAAAAGCTGAAGAACCTAAGTTAAGTGCTGCCGAAAAAAGAAAGAAAGCACTAGAAGATAAGAAAAAGAAGATTTTAGCTGATAGACAAGCAAAGATTGATGCAAAAAATGCCGAAAATAAAGTAGCTAAAAAAACAACAGATAGTACAGGAGCTAAAAAATTAAGCCCTAAAGAAGCTCGTAAAAAAGCATTAGAAGATAAGAAAAAGAAAATATTAGCCGATAGAAAAGCAAAACTTGAAGCAAAAAGAGTTCAAGATAGCATTACTAAAGCTAAAAAGAAAAATAATTAA